A part of Lacibacter sp. H407 genomic DNA contains:
- a CDS encoding DM13 domain-containing protein, translating into MKSLTILVITILLLISCKKNNETSAVPGMDSIDSVGQTILLTGTFNNGPWGTVSGQVRILRTATGALTLALQNVNISSGPDLHVYLSKEVQPINFIDLGLLKSTSGNQLYSISGAADFSQYKYALIHCQKFDHLFGSALLQP; encoded by the coding sequence ATGAAATCACTTACAATTCTTGTTATCACAATTTTATTATTGATTTCCTGTAAAAAGAACAATGAAACATCTGCCGTTCCCGGAATGGATTCAATTGATTCAGTTGGACAAACGATTTTATTGACGGGTACATTCAACAACGGACCATGGGGTACAGTAAGCGGACAAGTCAGAATTCTTCGCACTGCAACTGGAGCGCTTACGTTAGCGTTACAAAACGTGAATATTTCCAGTGGCCCTGATCTGCACGTATATTTATCAAAAGAAGTGCAGCCGATCAACTTTATTGATTTGGGTTTACTTAAATCAACAAGCGGTAATCAGCTTTATAGTATTTCGGGTGCTGCTGATTTTTCGCAGTACAAATATGCACTCATCCATTGCCAGAAATTTGATCATTTGTTTGGCAGTGCGTTGTTGCAACCGTAA
- the recN gene encoding DNA repair protein RecN, with protein sequence MLQQLSIQNFAIIDELKVDFQPQLNTITGETGAGKSILLGALGLVLGNRADSSSLQNSEKKCIVEAVFSTATHKKVNAWLKENEIDEEPELILRREITANGKSRAFINDTPVNLTQLKVLTSMLVDLHQQFDTLELGDEDFQREVLDALAGCDKEVEQYRQRYIQFARLQKELQQLKDKQQQLQREQDYKLFLLDELDQASFKENELEELDQELQLLSNAGSIATVLTDAVQLLKDGETPLVQQLKSLLQRLQQFKNVHADLTSITERLQSTQIELTDIAADLDHLQSSINIDEARMQLINDRLEIGYKLQKKHNVQSTNELLTIQQQLEEQVQVVLNMEQSITTKEKEKTQLQQQMEVEAELIHTKRMKQSGSFTKQVNALLQQIGMPNARLQVELTTTSLNQFGKDEISFLFDANKSNRFEPISKVASGGELSRLMLCIKSLVAKSIALPTMLFDEIDTGISGEAAKQVGILLKELSAKHQVITITHLPQIAAKATAHYFVYKQEDKSGIKTRIRLLSKEEQVETIARMLSGEKPSDSSLVTAREMIAG encoded by the coding sequence ATGCTGCAACAATTATCCATACAAAACTTTGCCATTATTGATGAGCTGAAAGTTGATTTTCAACCTCAGCTCAATACCATTACCGGCGAGACCGGTGCAGGAAAGTCAATTTTATTAGGTGCGTTGGGATTGGTATTGGGCAACCGTGCCGATAGCAGCAGTTTACAAAACAGTGAAAAAAAATGCATCGTTGAAGCAGTGTTTTCAACAGCAACGCATAAAAAAGTAAATGCGTGGTTGAAAGAGAATGAAATTGATGAAGAACCGGAACTCATTTTGCGAAGAGAGATCACTGCGAATGGAAAATCAAGAGCTTTTATTAATGATACGCCTGTCAATTTAACGCAACTGAAAGTATTGACGTCGATGCTCGTTGACTTGCATCAACAATTCGATACACTTGAATTGGGTGATGAAGATTTTCAACGTGAAGTGCTGGATGCATTGGCCGGTTGTGATAAAGAGGTAGAACAATACCGCCAGCGTTACATCCAATTTGCCAGGCTGCAAAAAGAACTGCAACAGTTAAAAGATAAACAACAGCAACTGCAGCGTGAACAGGATTACAAATTGTTTTTGCTGGATGAACTCGATCAGGCTTCGTTCAAAGAAAATGAACTGGAAGAGCTGGACCAGGAATTACAACTTCTGAGTAATGCCGGTTCTATTGCAACCGTTCTTACCGATGCTGTTCAGTTGTTGAAAGATGGCGAAACGCCGCTTGTACAACAATTAAAATCATTGTTGCAACGGTTGCAACAATTCAAAAATGTTCATGCGGATCTTACAAGTATAACCGAACGCTTGCAATCGACACAAATAGAGTTAACAGATATTGCCGCCGACCTTGATCACTTACAAAGCAGTATCAATATTGATGAAGCAAGGATGCAACTCATCAATGACCGGTTAGAGATCGGCTATAAATTACAGAAGAAACACAATGTACAATCAACCAATGAACTGCTGACTATACAGCAACAACTGGAAGAGCAAGTACAAGTGGTGTTGAATATGGAACAATCCATTACAACAAAAGAAAAAGAAAAAACACAATTACAACAACAGATGGAAGTAGAAGCTGAACTGATCCATACAAAGCGTATGAAACAATCGGGCAGTTTTACCAAACAGGTAAATGCATTGCTGCAACAGATCGGTATGCCCAATGCACGTTTACAAGTTGAACTGACTACAACATCGCTCAATCAATTCGGGAAAGATGAGATCAGCTTTTTGTTTGATGCCAATAAGAGTAATCGATTTGAACCTATCAGCAAAGTGGCCAGTGGTGGTGAACTTAGTCGATTGATGTTGTGCATTAAATCGTTGGTTGCAAAAAGTATTGCATTGCCAACGATGTTGTTTGATGAGATCGATACGGGCATCAGTGGTGAAGCAGCGAAACAGGTTGGTATCCTGCTCAAGGAACTTTCAGCCAAGCATCAAGTAATCACCATTACGCATCTGCCGCAAATTGCTGCCAAAGCAACGGCGCATTATTTTGTTTACAAACAGGAAGACAAATCAGGAATTAAAACACGTATTCGCTTGTTGAGTAAAGAAGAACAGGTGGAAACCATTGCACGCATGCTGAGTGGCGAAAAACCTTCCGACTCTTCTTTGGTTACTGCAAGAGAGATGATTGCAGGATAA
- a CDS encoding zinc ribbon domain-containing protein, translating to MATTKEYSVEEKLKALIRVQKIESKLDEIQILKGELPMEVKDLEDEIEGLNARKNRIEEEINGIQEFIESKKEAIKEAQALEKKYEKQSENVKNNREFEAINKEIEMQGLEIKLAEKHIKDANEELIEKSEVLEKAKKAIAVKEKNLEHKKGELDKIVADTEKEETQLRGLVDTAREAVEDRLLASFDRIRTSYRNGLSVVPIERESCGGCFNTIPPQRQSEIKQHKKIIVCENCGRILVDADLNDTVEP from the coding sequence ATGGCTACTACAAAAGAGTATTCTGTAGAAGAAAAACTGAAGGCACTGATTCGTGTGCAGAAAATTGAAAGCAAACTGGATGAGATCCAGATCCTGAAAGGTGAATTACCAATGGAAGTAAAAGACCTTGAAGATGAAATTGAAGGTTTGAATGCACGGAAGAACCGTATTGAAGAAGAGATCAACGGTATTCAGGAATTTATTGAAAGCAAAAAAGAAGCGATCAAAGAAGCACAAGCCCTGGAGAAAAAATACGAGAAGCAAAGTGAGAATGTAAAGAATAACCGTGAGTTTGAAGCGATCAACAAAGAAATCGAAATGCAGGGTTTGGAAATCAAACTTGCAGAGAAGCATATTAAAGATGCTAACGAAGAGTTGATTGAAAAAAGCGAAGTGCTTGAAAAAGCAAAAAAAGCAATTGCTGTAAAAGAAAAGAACCTGGAGCACAAGAAAGGTGAGCTGGATAAAATTGTTGCTGATACAGAAAAAGAAGAAACGCAATTGCGTGGCTTGGTTGATACTGCCAGAGAAGCAGTAGAAGATCGCCTGTTGGCAAGTTTCGATCGTATTCGTACAAGCTACCGTAACGGCTTATCAGTAGTTCCTATTGAGCGTGAAAGCTGTGGTGGTTGTTTCAATACCATTCCTCCGCAACGCCAAAGTGAGATCAAACAACACAAAAAAATCATTGTGTGTGAAAACTGTGGTCGCATTCTCGTTGATGCTGACCTCAACGATACAGTTGAACCTTAA
- a CDS encoding Nif3-like dinuclear metal center hexameric protein, producing the protein MQIADIIRFLETLAPPSLQEGYDNAGLLTGSPGWECTGVLVSLDATEEVVMEAKTNGVNLIVAHHPIVFSGLKRINGKNYVERAVIASIKHDIAIYAIHTNLDNIMNGVNGRMAEKLGLVNCRILQPKTGLLKKLFSFVPITHAEFVRAAIFEAGGGHIGKYSECSFNASGKGTFKASEGSKPFVGEIGHRHEEEEIKIEVTFPAWLEQGILSAMIKAHPYEEVAYDVVRLDNNYQSTGAGIIGDLPNSISPNQFLQLLQNQFHLQVIRHTKREKPIHKVALCGGAGSFLTKAALAASADAYVTGDVKYHEFFDAENRLLLADIGHWESEQFTIDLLAEHLSGKFPTFAVLKTGVKTNPVEYFR; encoded by the coding sequence ATGCAAATTGCTGATATCATCCGCTTTTTAGAAACATTGGCCCCTCCTTCTCTTCAGGAAGGTTATGATAATGCCGGATTGCTCACTGGTTCACCTGGCTGGGAGTGTACCGGAGTATTGGTAAGTTTGGACGCTACAGAAGAAGTGGTGATGGAAGCAAAAACCAACGGAGTTAACCTGATCGTGGCGCACCATCCCATTGTTTTCAGCGGACTCAAACGAATTAATGGAAAAAACTATGTAGAACGGGCAGTGATCGCATCCATTAAACATGATATTGCCATTTATGCCATCCATACTAATCTGGATAATATAATGAATGGCGTAAATGGACGGATGGCTGAGAAATTAGGATTGGTCAATTGCCGAATTCTGCAACCAAAAACGGGTTTGCTCAAAAAGTTGTTCAGCTTTGTACCCATTACACATGCCGAATTTGTGAGGGCAGCTATATTTGAAGCAGGCGGTGGACATATTGGTAAGTACAGCGAATGCAGTTTTAATGCCAGCGGAAAAGGAACCTTCAAAGCATCGGAAGGGAGTAAGCCATTTGTGGGTGAGATTGGCCACAGGCATGAAGAAGAAGAAATAAAAATAGAAGTGACCTTTCCTGCCTGGCTGGAGCAAGGGATTCTTTCTGCTATGATCAAAGCACATCCGTATGAGGAAGTAGCTTATGATGTGGTGCGGCTCGATAACAATTATCAATCTACAGGTGCTGGTATCATTGGTGATTTGCCAAACAGCATTTCACCCAATCAATTTTTACAATTACTTCAAAACCAGTTTCATTTACAGGTAATCCGGCATACAAAACGGGAAAAACCGATCCACAAAGTGGCACTTTGCGGCGGTGCTGGCAGCTTTTTAACCAAGGCGGCGCTGGCGGCAAGTGCTGATGCATATGTTACGGGTGATGTGAAATATCATGAATTCTTTGATGCCGAAAACCGGCTGCTGTTGGCGGACATCGGGCATTGGGAAAGCGAACAGTTTACAATCGATTTATTGGCGGAACATTTGAGCGGGAAATTCCCTACCTTTGCCGTCCTCAAAACTGGTGTGAAAACGAACCCTGTCGAGTATTTTAGATGA
- a CDS encoding redoxin domain-containing protein, producing MQIKVGQAAPEFSLYDSERNKVSLADFKGKNVLILFYPQAFSSTCTEELCTVRDDIARYNSANAVVLGISVDSVFTLKRYRDEQGYNFPLLSDFNKEVSRAYDSLFENWIFDMKGVSKRSAFIVDKEGVVQYTELVESKDGVPDFEAINKRLAELN from the coding sequence ATGCAAATTAAAGTTGGACAAGCAGCTCCGGAATTTTCATTGTACGATAGTGAAAGAAATAAAGTAAGCCTCGCTGATTTTAAAGGAAAGAATGTGCTGATCTTGTTTTACCCGCAGGCATTTTCAAGTACCTGCACAGAAGAACTGTGTACGGTGAGGGATGATATTGCCCGCTACAACAGTGCCAATGCTGTGGTTCTCGGAATAAGTGTCGATTCTGTATTTACCCTGAAGCGTTACAGAGATGAGCAGGGCTATAACTTTCCTTTATTGAGTGATTTCAATAAAGAAGTATCACGTGCCTACGACTCGTTATTTGAAAACTGGATCTTTGATATGAAGGGAGTTTCGAAAAGAAGCGCCTTTATTGTTGACAAAGAAGGGGTTGTTCAATACACAGAATTAGTGGAAAGCAAAGACGGAGTACCTGATTTTGAGGCGATTAACAAGCGATTAGCTGAGTTGAACTAA
- a CDS encoding T9SS type A sorting domain-containing protein yields MVRFFPNPASSFINFEFKDITLSEYSFKVFNFIGKKVLEINNLTPRTVVNLNDYFRGVYIFQLTDRNGKIVESGKFQVVK; encoded by the coding sequence GTGGTTCGTTTTTTCCCCAATCCAGCTTCTTCCTTCATCAATTTTGAATTCAAAGACATTACACTCTCTGAGTACTCTTTTAAAGTATTCAACTTTATTGGCAAGAAAGTTTTAGAGATCAATAACCTCACTCCACGTACTGTTGTAAATCTCAACGATTATTTCCGTGGTGTTTACATCTTCCAGTTAACTGACCGTAACGGTAAAATTGTTGAAAGCGGTAAGTTTCAGGTGGTGAAATAA
- a CDS encoding class I SAM-dependent rRNA methyltransferase, with the protein MTKVTLNRKISQRVANGHPWVFANEVNRVEGNAEAGAIVDVHTHDDKFLGRGYSNPKSQILARILTRNKNEEINEAFFLKKLSEAWKQRQQMGYSENCRLIFGEADGLPQLIIDKFNDYFVLQTLALGIDVWKDAIVKAINQIFQPKGIYERNDVPIRELEGMEQKKGFLSEPFDTNIIINENGLQFHVDIANGQKTGYFLDQQDNRRAIQHIVKGADVLGAFTYTGTFEIHAAHYGAKSVHGLDISESAIEMCNKNAVLNNVSDICKFECVNAFDVLKTWVKDGRQYDVVMLDPPSFSKSRATIQKAITGYKEINLRGMKLVKPGGFLVTSSCTNLVQPQLFLEIIQMAAKDAKRQLRQVTFQTQSSDHPIIWGWENTHYLKFLIVQVL; encoded by the coding sequence ATGACAAAAGTGACGCTCAACAGAAAGATCTCTCAACGTGTTGCAAACGGACATCCATGGGTATTTGCAAACGAAGTAAACCGTGTTGAAGGAAATGCAGAGGCTGGTGCCATTGTAGATGTGCATACGCATGATGATAAATTTTTAGGAAGAGGTTACTCCAATCCTAAATCGCAGATATTGGCCCGTATTCTCACAAGGAATAAAAACGAAGAGATCAACGAAGCGTTTTTTCTTAAAAAATTGAGCGAAGCATGGAAGCAGAGGCAACAAATGGGCTATTCCGAAAACTGCCGTTTGATATTTGGTGAAGCAGACGGATTACCCCAACTTATCATTGATAAGTTCAATGATTATTTTGTTTTGCAAACACTTGCTCTTGGTATTGATGTTTGGAAAGATGCGATCGTAAAAGCAATCAATCAAATTTTTCAACCGAAAGGAATTTATGAACGGAACGATGTGCCGATTCGTGAGCTGGAAGGGATGGAACAGAAGAAAGGATTTTTAAGCGAGCCGTTCGACACCAATATCATCATCAACGAAAACGGATTACAATTTCATGTAGATATTGCCAACGGGCAAAAGACCGGTTACTTCCTTGATCAGCAGGATAACCGAAGAGCTATTCAGCATATCGTAAAAGGTGCTGATGTATTAGGTGCGTTTACCTACACGGGTACATTTGAAATTCATGCTGCGCATTATGGTGCAAAGAGTGTGCATGGCCTTGATATTTCTGAAAGTGCAATTGAAATGTGTAATAAAAATGCAGTACTGAACAATGTAAGCGACATCTGCAAATTTGAATGTGTGAATGCATTTGATGTGCTGAAAACATGGGTAAAAGATGGCCGGCAATATGATGTGGTGATGCTTGATCCTCCTTCGTTTTCAAAATCCAGAGCAACCATTCAAAAAGCGATCACCGGTTACAAAGAAATAAATCTGCGTGGTATGAAATTGGTAAAACCGGGTGGATTTTTAGTTACCTCTTCCTGTACCAATCTTGTACAGCCACAATTGTTTCTTGAGATCATTCAAATGGCAGCAAAAGATGCCAAAAGACAGCTACGACAAGTAACCTTTCAAACACAGAGCTCCGACCATCCGATCATTTGGGGTTGGGAGAATACACATTACTTGAAGTTTTTGATTGTGCAGGTGCTTTAA
- a CDS encoding nucleotide exchange factor GrpE produces the protein MTEQNANEVNNTAFSADINTDENIAGVNHLNEQIAEESELEKLKEALEEEKKKYLYLMAEFDNYRRRTAKERVEQMQTAGKEVIISLLEVLDDSDRAEAELAKTGAVDEGVKLVFHKLRTLMQGRGLKPMETKGQSFDADKHEAITEIPVPTDELKGKVIDEIEKGYLLNDKIIRFAKVVVGK, from the coding sequence ATGACAGAACAAAACGCAAACGAAGTAAATAACACCGCTTTCAGCGCCGATATCAACACCGATGAAAATATTGCGGGGGTAAATCACCTCAACGAACAGATCGCTGAAGAAAGTGAGTTAGAAAAGCTTAAGGAAGCATTGGAAGAGGAAAAAAAGAAATATCTCTACCTGATGGCGGAGTTTGATAATTACCGCCGCCGTACAGCCAAAGAAAGAGTTGAGCAAATGCAAACAGCTGGTAAGGAAGTGATCATTTCTTTACTGGAAGTATTGGATGATTCCGACCGTGCAGAAGCTGAACTGGCAAAAACCGGTGCGGTAGATGAAGGTGTAAAACTGGTGTTTCATAAGCTTCGCACCTTAATGCAGGGTCGGGGATTAAAACCAATGGAAACAAAAGGCCAGTCTTTCGATGCAGACAAGCACGAAGCCATTACCGAAATCCCTGTTCCCACAGACGAATTGAAAGGAAAGGTGATTGACGAAATTGAAAAAGGATATTTACTCAACGATAAGATCATCCGCTTTGCAAAAGTGGTTGTCGGAAAATAA
- the dnaJ gene encoding molecular chaperone DnaJ, with protein MKRDFYEILGVGKTASADEIKKAYRKVAMQFHPDRNPGNKEAEEKFKEAAEAYEVLSDADKKAQYDRYGHAGVSGNGRGGYGGGQNMNMDDIFSQFGDIFGDDVFGSFFGGGQRRGGGGGRGRGVRGSNLRVRIKLNYEEIAKGASKTIKVKKHVSCNTCGGSGAKDKASMQTCGSCGGSGQVRRVQNTFLGQMQTVTTCPACNGEGTTIAHKCASCKGEGRVYGEENITIDIPAGVQEGMQLSVSGKGNMGERGGSPGDLIVLIEEEAHPQLHRDGLNVAYDLHISFPDAVFGIQAEVPTIDGRAKIKIPPGTQSGKVFRLKGKGFPALQSYEKGDQLIYVNVWTPQHLTSDEKAMLEKMQQAQNFQPKPEKGDKGFFERVKEMFS; from the coding sequence ATGAAGAGAGATTTTTACGAAATACTGGGCGTAGGCAAAACTGCATCTGCGGACGAAATTAAAAAAGCGTACCGCAAGGTAGCGATGCAATTTCACCCCGACCGTAACCCTGGAAATAAAGAAGCCGAAGAAAAATTTAAGGAAGCGGCTGAAGCCTACGAAGTGTTAAGCGATGCTGATAAAAAAGCACAATATGATCGTTACGGACATGCGGGCGTTAGTGGCAACGGCCGTGGTGGATATGGTGGCGGACAGAACATGAACATGGACGACATCTTCAGCCAGTTTGGAGATATTTTCGGCGATGATGTGTTCGGCAGTTTCTTTGGCGGTGGCCAACGCAGAGGGGGTGGTGGCGGAAGAGGACGAGGTGTGAGAGGAAGTAACCTTCGTGTACGAATCAAACTTAACTACGAAGAAATTGCAAAAGGCGCCAGCAAAACCATCAAAGTAAAAAAACATGTTAGCTGTAACACATGTGGTGGCAGCGGAGCAAAAGATAAGGCGAGCATGCAAACCTGCGGAAGCTGCGGTGGCAGTGGACAGGTGCGCAGAGTGCAGAATACATTTCTTGGCCAGATGCAGACGGTAACAACTTGCCCGGCTTGTAACGGCGAAGGAACAACCATTGCTCATAAATGCGCTTCCTGCAAAGGTGAAGGCAGAGTTTATGGCGAAGAAAATATTACGATCGATATTCCGGCGGGTGTACAGGAAGGCATGCAGTTAAGTGTGTCAGGCAAAGGAAATATGGGTGAGCGTGGCGGATCGCCGGGCGATTTAATTGTGTTGATTGAGGAAGAAGCGCATCCACAGTTACACAGAGATGGGCTGAATGTGGCGTATGATCTGCATATCTCATTCCCTGATGCTGTGTTCGGAATCCAGGCGGAAGTACCAACCATCGATGGACGGGCGAAGATCAAAATACCGCCGGGTACACAGAGTGGAAAAGTGTTTCGCTTAAAAGGAAAAGGATTCCCGGCCTTGCAGAGTTATGAAAAAGGGGATCAGCTCATTTATGTAAATGTGTGGACACCGCAACATCTTACATCCGACGAAAAAGCGATGCTGGAAAAAATGCAGCAGGCCCAGAACTTTCAACCCAAACCTGAAAAGGGCGACAAAGGATTCTTTGAGCGGGTGAAAGAAATGTTTAGCTAA
- the aspS gene encoding aspartate--tRNA ligase — protein MYRSHTCGELRSNHVGSTVTLAGWVQTVRKFGSITFVDLRDRYGITQLLFGEELNKVLDENPLGREFVLQATGTVSERSNKNPNIATGDVEILITEFKVLNKSAVPPFTIQDDTDGGDDLRMKYRFLDLRRNAVKRNIELRYAVNRAARNYLHGNGFMDIETPFLIKSTPEGARDFVVPSRMNPGQFYALPQSPQTFKQLLMVSGYDRYYQVVKCFRDEDLRADRQPEFTQIDCEMAFVEQEDILNMFEGMIKSIFKDVKNIDYTEAVERMTWEEAMWQYGNDKPDIRFEMNICNLKFPAHTFPTKQSQSALIDGADFKVFDEAETVVAIAAPGCSEYTRKQTDELTEWVKRPQVGMKGLVFIKCNADGTYKSSVDKFYSEEKLKAIAEATNAKAGDLILILAGAEERTRKAISDLRMYMADKLGLRKADDFKLLWVLDFPLFEFALEDQDGGGAGRWVARHHPFTSPKPSHIETMINNSPKVDDLDKYLEHPYAGIKANAYDMVLNGNEIGGGSIRIYQRELQEKMFAALGMNAEEQQHKFGFLLGAFEYGAPPHGGIAFGFDRLCAILGGSESIRDFIAFPKNNSGRDVMLDAPSAIDTKQFDELSIEFTNDFVLELFANEKLDDAAFSRLADKLFKVGFVGVRGNFIGEGIGGYIHHIWIEQVYPSAKNILNRKEELSLIFKESLANPENFNNVNVLMKGKLTKLWGAY, from the coding sequence ATGTATCGTTCTCATACCTGTGGCGAATTAAGAAGTAATCATGTCGGCAGCACCGTAACCCTCGCCGGCTGGGTGCAAACCGTTCGCAAGTTCGGCAGCATCACGTTTGTTGATTTGCGTGACCGTTACGGCATTACGCAGTTGTTGTTTGGTGAAGAACTGAATAAAGTACTGGATGAAAATCCGCTTGGCCGTGAGTTTGTATTGCAGGCAACCGGCACCGTTAGTGAGCGTAGTAATAAGAACCCCAATATTGCAACTGGTGATGTTGAGATTCTTATCACTGAATTTAAGGTGCTGAATAAATCAGCAGTTCCGCCTTTTACTATCCAGGACGATACAGATGGTGGTGATGATCTGCGGATGAAATACCGTTTCCTCGATCTTCGTCGCAATGCAGTGAAACGAAATATTGAACTGCGTTATGCAGTGAACCGTGCTGCAAGAAATTATTTGCATGGCAATGGTTTTATGGATATTGAAACACCATTCCTAATTAAATCGACTCCCGAAGGAGCAAGAGATTTTGTGGTGCCGAGCCGCATGAATCCCGGACAGTTTTATGCGTTGCCGCAAAGCCCGCAAACATTCAAACAATTGTTGATGGTGAGTGGATACGATCGATACTACCAGGTAGTGAAATGTTTTCGTGATGAAGATCTGCGTGCTGACCGTCAACCGGAGTTTACACAGATCGACTGTGAAATGGCATTTGTTGAACAGGAAGATATTCTCAACATGTTTGAAGGAATGATCAAATCGATCTTCAAAGATGTAAAGAATATTGATTACACAGAAGCAGTTGAACGCATGACATGGGAAGAAGCCATGTGGCAATACGGAAACGACAAGCCGGATATTCGTTTTGAAATGAATATCTGCAATCTCAAATTTCCTGCGCATACATTTCCAACTAAACAAAGTCAATCGGCGTTGATTGATGGTGCAGATTTTAAAGTATTTGATGAAGCTGAAACAGTAGTTGCAATAGCGGCTCCCGGTTGCAGTGAATATACACGGAAGCAAACTGATGAATTAACAGAGTGGGTGAAACGTCCGCAGGTTGGTATGAAGGGGTTGGTGTTCATCAAGTGTAATGCTGACGGAACTTACAAAAGCAGTGTAGATAAATTCTATAGCGAAGAAAAATTAAAAGCAATAGCTGAAGCAACTAATGCAAAAGCAGGTGATTTGATTTTGATTTTAGCTGGTGCTGAAGAACGCACACGTAAAGCCATCAGCGATCTGCGGATGTACATGGCCGATAAGCTTGGCTTACGTAAAGCGGATGATTTTAAATTATTGTGGGTGCTCGACTTTCCATTGTTTGAATTTGCATTGGAAGACCAGGATGGAGGCGGAGCCGGTCGTTGGGTAGCAAGGCATCATCCGTTCACCAGTCCAAAGCCATCGCATATTGAAACAATGATCAACAACAGTCCGAAAGTGGATGATCTGGATAAATATCTGGAGCACCCGTATGCAGGCATCAAAGCCAATGCATACGATATGGTGTTGAATGGAAACGAAATTGGTGGTGGTTCTATCCGTATTTACCAACGTGAGCTGCAGGAAAAAATGTTTGCTGCATTGGGTATGAATGCAGAGGAACAACAACACAAATTTGGTTTCTTATTGGGTGCGTTTGAATATGGTGCACCGCCGCATGGTGGTATTGCCTTTGGTTTTGATCGTTTGTGTGCCATCCTCGGCGGCAGCGAAAGCATCCGTGATTTCATTGCCTTCCCGAAAAATAATTCAGGAAGAGATGTGATGCTGGATGCACCAAGTGCGATTGATACCAAGCAGTTTGATGAATTAAGTATTGAATTCACAAATGACTTTGTTCTTGAGCTTTTTGCAAATGAAAAATTGGACGATGCTGCTTTTAGTAGACTAGCAGATAAATTATTTAAAGTAGGTTTTGTGGGAGTTAGGGGCAACTTTATAGGGGAAGGCATTGGTGGATATATTCATCATATTTGGATTGAACAAGTTTATCCTTCTGCAAAAAACATTCTAAATAGGAAAGAGGAACTTAGTTTGATATTTAAAGAATCATTAGCTAATCCAGAAAATTTCAACAACGTCAATGTTTTAATGAAAGGTAAGTTGACAAAGTTGTGGGGTGCGTATTAA